Proteins encoded within one genomic window of Oryza brachyantha chromosome 7, ObraRS2, whole genome shotgun sequence:
- the LOC102722134 gene encoding protein FLX-like 1 gives MAGRHRNPPPPSFPRGGGHHQPPPTLHHHPHHLPHRLDEFREPPPRLPPHPHQHLDDFREPPHLPPPHHRHLYEFGEPPRGHPAHHVFAGHHGGGGGVHPLPPTAAPHVVAALEERLGAEIEEAHVLLGQNQRLAATHVALVQEVSAVRHELGRTARGLAAAQEEGDLRLREVYERSIKMEAELRAVDEMRAELAQVRLDIQKLGLARQELMGQVQGFTQDLARSAVDLQQVAALKAEIQEIRHETQHLRSGIEVEKKGYAESYEQGQEMQKKLISVASEVEKLRAEAEKRSRAAVSVGNQVYAGGYGNPKAAYAANPYNAGYSTNQANTADSGSQYGPGSTHAPWGAYDMQRASGRR, from the exons AtggccggccgccaccgcaacccgccgccgccctccttcCCTCGCGGCGGAGGACACCACCAGCCTCCTCCCAcgctccaccaccacccccatcACCTGCCTCACCGCCTCGACGAGTTccgcgagccgccgccgcggctcccCCCGCACCCGCACCAGCACCTCGACGACTTCCGCGAGCCGCCCCACCTGCCGCCCCcgcaccaccgccacctctACGAGTTcggcgagccgccgcgcggccACCCAGCGCACCACGTGTTCGCGGGCCACcacgggggcgggggcggggtcCACCCCCTGCCCCCGACCGCTGCGCCGCACGTcgtggcggcgctggaggAGCGGCTCGGCGCGGAGATCGAGGAGGCGCACGTGCTGCTCGGCCAGAAccagcggctggcggcgacgcacgTGGCGCTCGTGCAGGAGGTCTCCGCCGTGCGGCACGAGCTCGGCCGCACCGCTCGCGGCCTCGCCGCTGCCCAGGAGGAAGGTGACCTCCGTCTTCGCGAG gtCTATGAGAGATCAATCAAGATGGAGGCAGAGCTGCGGGCAGTAGATGAAATGAGGGCAGAGCTTGCGCAGGTTCGCCTCGACATCCAAAAGTTGGGTTTAGCAAGGCAAGAACTCATGGGTCAGGTCCAGGGGTTCACCCAGGATTTGGCTCGATCAGCAGTGGACTTGCAGCAAGTGGCGGCATTGAAAGCTGAAATCCAGGAGATAAGGCATGAAACCCAACATTTGAG ATCTGGCATTGAGGTTGAGAAGAAAGGATATGCAGAGAGCTATGAGCAGGGACAAGAGATGCAGAAGAAATTGATTTCAGTGGCTTCTGAAGTGGAGAAGCTTCGAGCTGAGGCTGAGAAGAGGTCACGAGCTGCTGTTTCTGTAGGCAATCAAG TGTACGCTGGAGGCTATGGGAATCCCAAGGCCGCATATGCTGCAAATCCTTATAATGCTGGATACAGCACAAATCAA GCAAACACTGCTGATTCTGGCTCTCAATACGGGCCTGGTTCAACGCACGCTCCGTGGGGTGCCTACGACATGCAAAGAGCTTCTGGACGGAGATGA
- the LOC102722410 gene encoding SH3 domain-containing protein 3: MEALRKQASKFKEQVAKQQQAVIKQFSTTGYEHSDAVVIDEVELQRHQQLEKLYTSTRSGRDFQKDIVRAAEGLVAIGSRHVEVGTKFSEDCFRYGGETNASDEALAKAASLYGGALRNVEKEYEDFNRILSSQTIDPLRAMATGAPLEDARGLAQRYSRMRHEAEILSAEIARRKQRVREAPLAEHTTKLQQSESKMIEHKASMAVLGKEAAAALAAVESQQQRVTLQRLVGMVEAEKLFHLRLAAILDDVEAEMSSEKQKRESAPPTIPSHKRAEKAQYFLAEAVHSFNGTTEKELSLISGDYVVVRQIAPNGWAEGECRGKAGWFPAGFVERRENIPPNKVFPQA; this comes from the exons ATGGAGGCGCTGAGGAAGCAGGCGAGCAAGTTCAAGGAGCAGGTGgccaagcagcagcag GCCGTGATAAAGCAGTTCAGTACTACGGGTTATGAACATTCAGATGCTGTTGTTATTGATGAAGTTGAATTACAGAGGCATCAACAGCTTGAGAAGTTGTACACTTCTACTCGTTCTGGAAGG GATTTCCAAAAGGACATTGTTCGAGCAGCTGAAGGCTTGGTTGCTATTGGAAGCAGGCATGTTGAAGTGG GAACAAAATTTTCAGAGGACTGTTTCAGATATGGAGGTGAAACTAATGCCAGTGATGAAGCCCTTGCAAAAGCAGCATCACTGTATGGAGGTGCTTTGAGAAATGTTGAGAAAGAATATGAAGATTTCAATAGAATTTTATCTTCTCAG ACAATAGATCCATTGAGGGCTATGGCTACAGGTGCTCCCTTGGAAGATGCCCGTGGTCTTGCACAACGTTATAGCCGGATGAGACATGAAGCTGAGATCCTT TCTGCTGAAATTGCTAGAAGGAAGCAAAGAGTACGAGAAGCTCCACTTGCTGAGCACACTACGAAGCTTCAACAGTCTGAATCTAAAATGATAGAGCACAAAGCAAGCATGGCTGTGTTAGGAAaggaagctgctgctgcacttGCTGCTGTTGAATCTCAGCAGCAAAGGGTAACTCTTCAACGCCTGGTTGGCATG GTAGAAGCAGAAAAGTTATTCCATTTGAGGTTGGCTGCTATACTTGATGATGTTGAAGCCGAG ATGTCCTCTGAGAAGCAAAAGAGGGAATCTGCACCACCTACTATTCCTTCTCATAAGCGTGCTGAGAAGGCTCAGTACTTCCTTGCTGAG GCGGTGCATAGCTTCAATGGTACCACAGAAAAGGAACTGAGCTTAATTTCTGGTGATTATGTCGTCGTTCGTCAG ATTGCTCCTAATGGTTGGGCTGAAGGAGAATGCAGAGGGAAGGCAGGATGGTTTCCGGCCGGCTTTGTGGAGAGGCGCGAAAACATCCCGCCAAACAAAGTCTTCCCACAAGCATAA